TCACAAAAGTACAAAGatcattttaaattaaatttttactttttcaaaaaaatatttttgtgtattaACTACAcggttgtattatttttttttcaactacgTACGTACCATATATAATATGTGAATTTTTCAGTCGAATTTATCTTAGGTCCAACAGTAGTACCTAGTCTATGAGTGCTCATGACTCTATTATTCTAGATTGATATCTACAATTCCGTGGTTAAATTGTTCAAAAATAGAAGCACCAATCCTCAATCCTTCAAAGAAATTTACAGGATGTCGTCACTATTTCATAAACCGTTACATGTTACTGTTACATTCTTGATAAAATATTGCAGTTTATATTAATTGTTAATGTCACTCCCGCTACATTAGACTATAAattgtaaactttaaaaataaaatttggtatcatcctttatatattaatagagaagcattctcaaaaaaatgttgatttgtTATCGCTGCGAATCACATAATTGCTATTGAATGATTAaagaatattcatttttttggtatcttttttttttttctacaatgtTTTCGTTAAACATATGAtgacatattttaattttaaaaattcaaacattGTAAGGGCATTGCCATCAAAGGTTTTGACCAAAGtttgttaaaacatattttattcttaattttagaaaaaaaatgaaattaagaacTTATTAAGAAACTTTATTATTTCATGGGTCCATTGAAGGTTGTTAAATTTGGagttcttaattaaaattttttgttcttgattaaaAGAGATTTGTTTGCCTGATTctgatttttcttgttcttcacataAGAACCAATGCAATCATAGAGAGCTCAAATGAATTCCCCGCAGCATCAAAGATCTTCATTAGTTTATGGACGAGTAGCTACATATATGGTGAGCTGTGACCACTACATTACTTTAAAGACCCATAAACCAAATATCTTTGCGCAAAATTGAACACAGCTACTTAAAGTAGAGCAAACATTGTGAATTACTTGGGAAGGAATCATGTTAGGAGGGGCCTGACCATAGAACATTTGTTGTCCAATACCAGGACCACCCGAGGATACATTGGCATGCAGGAACCAACAGATGGCGGCATTGCAACTGGCCTCACTTGGGAGAATTGAGCCTATTCACATCATGTAGATTTGATGTctcaaacacaaccaaaaacagaggaaagaaaCAGAACCGCAATGCCCATCAATCATAAAGTTCTTAGCTGTTTCAGTAGGGTGATCTTGCATATGTTTTATACTTGGATAGGCCTTGACCTGTTGCTCAAGGAAAAATTGACTAATCTCAAAAAAGGCCAAACATTTTGAGAAAATTGTACCTTACCTCTCAAGACCAAGAACGATACAAAAAACACTTTTTAGCATCAAGTATTGTTCTGTTGCAATCAAATGGAAAAAATGAGAGAGGGATTATATTAACATACTTTCAAGCATCAAGTATTGTTCTGCTGCAATCAAGTATTGTTCATACTTTCAACGGAAACAAAAAGACTAGCCAACCTAACAATCTCAGACTTCGACAACAAGTGagaaccaaaataatcaatCAGTATGTCAGAAACAAGATTGTCTTTGGTCTGATCAACTTGAGCCTGAACCAACCTGGTAAAGGATATACACAAGAACGGAGGAGACCACAATTAAGTATTGATTTCACAtcaacacacacatatattaaCATTCATCAAACACTTACAAAAGAATCAGATTCTtattctaaatcaaaaacaagGTTTCTTATCATCAAACAAAGTATTCAATGCAAAGTAttcaaacaaacagatcaatTTCAAATTCCCAAACAACTATCATCATAATTTCGCTAGCATCAATTCCAATTTatagaaccctaatttcttctCACATAAAACTCTAATTCATGTCGATCTAGAAGTGAAATCAAAGAAATCATTACCCAGCTTTTTCGATTATTTCACCTCTCAATTCTTCGCTTCTTCTCCAAAGCTTTTGCCATCGATCAATCTGAGAGACGAAAGAGAGACTATCctctgttttaaattttttctttgaggtcacaattaatttaacaaaaaaaaaaagacagacgAAAGAGAGAGGACGAGAGAGACGacagagagaaggaaaaaaagatatatatttttttctcccaaCCAATCAAAAGTTGACACACATGAGTTTCCAAATGAAACTTAAACATCTTATATAACGATTAATGCTTAGTAAAATTAAGCTGTTAGCAttatttttattctgttttattattagCAAACTTATAAGAAATTTGTAAGATACATTGATTGGAGATGACCTAAGGCCTTCCCTAATGGGAGGTTTTAACACagtagaaggaaaaaaataattcagataaaagaaaaaaatataagaaacccTCTTATTTAGTAGACTCACATTTGAAATAAGAGCCCCTACGTGTCACTTATTTTGATGGAGATTGGGTGGATATGGATGCGAAGCGTCGGATTGAATCGGCGGAGGCCAATCAATGGAGATACAACTCCAAAACCTTGAAGCTCCAAATCCCCAAATTTAATTAGGGTTACTCTGCGATCCCAAATCGGAATCGGAATTACATGAGCTATTCACCATCGCCGATTGATTTCTTCTCACTAGACCCCGatggtggtggcggcggcgtcgttgtcgaagaagaagagtacgCCGTCGCTAAACCGTCATTTACTACCCCGCGTCTCGAACCCTTACTCGAGAGTGAAGAAACGAAGACCATGGCTAACTCCAggagactctacccttttttaTTCTCGCCGGAATTGGGATTCCCATCTCCTTGTTTTCGCCTCCTCTTCTCCGTCGTCTTCGCCTCCATCTCCAAATTCTCCGACAGATGATCTCACTGCTGAGTCGTGCGTCAATACTGGTCTTGATCTTTTTAAGAGAGGACGGGTACGTTCTAAATTCGAATTGTGTGTTCTTAGGGTGCCTACGTTTCAGTCGCTTTTGTGTGTTCTATGGCTCTTGAACTTGTATGATTTTGTGATATGGGTATACCTTAAATTTAATGAAAGTTAGTTACTTTATGTTGAGGAATAACCTAAGTTTAGACAATACAGTTTGTTGATACATTATGTTGATACTCTTCTTTTGAAACTTCAATCTCTCTTTGAGCATTGTTTGATTTCAACAACTGCAATCTCTAATCTTTGCTTATTCTCTCTGTTGCGGGTTGAGGTTTTTGGGTCATACAGGACAGGGCTTTATCTTCCAACAAGTGATATAGATGTAAGTGTGTAACACCACTTTGACTATGTGGTGTACATAATTAACGAGAATACCTTCCAGCAGATCAGAGATGGGTCATGGTTTTCATTGGTGTTGCTGTTTTAATTCATAATTAACGATGATTTCTTCTAATTCTGTATGTGCAGATCagagatggtttgaagaatgaTGAAGACAACTCAGACGCTTAAGGTTTTGTATCTATCATCAACACAGTTCATAAGTGAAGTgtgagattttggttttgtttgttgttgtttctctatatggatttgatgaaaCATGGTATatgcaataatttcatattgtactttaatttatttatttaaaaaaaaaaaatcaaatttagagATTCAATATTAGAACCCACCATTGAAGGGGTACATTTTAATTACAATACCCAAAGTTcttattcaaccaaaaatacaaattatattaattaaaaaattttacaaCCCAAAAATATATCCTTCCATTGTAGATGCCCTAAGGTATACGGATCAaacgaatctttttttttttttggtcgtcaaGACCAAACCAATCTATGTAACATATTCTCAAAATCTAATGAATGGTATAAGGTCTGAAAAATATTTCATgcaaattaataatacaaagtGGGTAAGCTATAATTGCCTGGGACGAGTTAATATATGGTGGAGTGATGGGAAATGTACTATTATGATGTCGTTTTGGTCCGTGACCGTTACACTTATAACGAGGTTCATAAACAAACATCGTTTCATCTTTCGTTAGATTCGGACAAAAAGTGTTGATCTATAATCATGATAAAACAGTCCGACCCAATTTTACTTGTTGTTATTACAACTTTTAGCAAATTTTCTAGCTACGATCATTTATTGTCCAGAATTTTTTTGTACACGTATTCTTcatttttaaaaccaataaaaaatgatttacaagaaaatgcatgtagaataatccACATACACATATCACCATCACTCAAAGTACTCCAAGtctataatacattttatataagtttttgcTCGTgaaattctaagttaaaaaattaaactaattaatctttaaaacaatagagacagtttaataaaaaaatacatcatttgTATGTGGTCatataaaaatacatcattCATCAAATTGTTGTGTATTATTCAAGTGTGATTAATTcaatattagaaaaattgaaaccaaatacCACATTAATTAAGCCAAGAAGATAAAATTATCGCAAAACTCTGTGGTGATAAAGAACTTCTGGTTTGCAAGacatacaaaaataacataTGTTTCAAGCCACACGATTGATAAACGTTTGAGATTTCTTAATTAATACATTATGGTGATTATTCATCTTTCTAGCCAAACATTTTtagatgaagtttttttttcctataaatgAAAACCAAACATTTGTAGATTGGACAGGTCTATGATGTATGAACACACATAATAAATGAATGTCGATacatgaaagagaaagagtttgatTGGTAAGTATATAGATGCATACatttatgcatatatatatatgacaaaataagaaatatcTAAAATAGAAACAAAGACGATCTTTTGCGTATGAGATTGAAGAAGCACTACAAAAATCTAAATCCGAGGTGGGTTTGGTTTTTGTACATCTTTTGGGACCAATTTCGATGCAAAAATTAGGAGGATATAATAATGAGTGTGAGGTGAGGacttgaagaaaaaataaacaagaaatgtGACATGAATGTTTGTACGAGAGAACTAAAGAAGTGGGTTAAGTAAAAtaagggtgtgaatggttgcagcggtcaCGCGGACAAATCTGTCTGCGGACTGGaccgttttttatttaccattcatcaaACGCAGTCTACAGTGGTGCGATCTAAATAAAGCAGAAACAAGACCGCTGCAGACCAACTGCGGACCGCTTTTACATACAAATAGACTTGGTCCGCAGTGGTCTGCTGTCCGCCCTATTTTTGGGGCGGACTAAACCGCTGACGGATTTGGCCGCCCTGACCGCAGTCACCATTCATACCCTAAGAGTGACAAATGCCTGCCCGTTACTCCGTTTCAACTCTATGGCACTGAAAACCATGGCGTTTTTTTGCTTCTCGTTGCATTTAATGTGCACTCAATTGCATTGAAAGTgactatttctctctctcttctctctttctctctcttatctctttctctctctcgttttcatCATTTGTGCCAACACGCAGAGACGTTTGCAGATTCTGCAGCTATGTTTGTCACAGAAAGAgaggtggagagagagagagcatatTAGGCTTTCTCTATACCAATGGCCAAACACATGTGTGTAATACTGAGGCATGCATGTAGTATATGTATGCATATGTTTGATGGTGGTTTACGTCACGAACTGTGAA
The Camelina sativa cultivar DH55 chromosome 6, Cs, whole genome shotgun sequence genome window above contains:
- the LOC104789962 gene encoding protein LOW PSII ACCUMULATION 1, chloroplastic-like isoform X1; protein product: MVVAAASLSKKKSTPSLNRHLLPRVSNPYSRVKKRRPWLTPGDSTLFYSRRNWDSHLLVFASSSPSSSPPSPNSPTDDLTAESCVNTGLDLFKRGRVFGSYRTGLYLPTSDIDIRDGLKNDEDNSDA
- the LOC104789962 gene encoding protein LOW PSII ACCUMULATION 1, chloroplastic-like isoform X2, whose product is MVVAAASLSKKKSTPSLNRHLLPRVSNPYSRVKKRRPWLTPGDSTLFYSRRNWDSHLLVFASSSPSSSPPSPNSPTDDLTAESCVNTGLDLFKRGRIRDGLKNDEDNSDA